The following are encoded in a window of Phaseolus vulgaris cultivar G19833 chromosome 3, P. vulgaris v2.0, whole genome shotgun sequence genomic DNA:
- the LOC137807428 gene encoding uncharacterized protein: protein MLEQLLIFTRGGLILWTCNHFTNALKGSPIDTLIRSCLLEERSGAASFTYDAPGASYSLKWTFHNDLGLVFVAVYQRILHLLYVDDLLAAVKREFSRLYQPQNTAYRDFDEIFRQLQIEAEARAENFKKTNSLPAVAPQRKQQNATWQGEGKNAGSEKKSDGDGDGKKGRRLENGGFVVANNNSNANLKSSGNGSVNIGKENESANIGAFDVNRLQKLKGKGGNGNGNGNGKKKVAVVADKAEPKKVVKKNRVWDDSPPQAKLDFTDHLDGDEDGDKKVDFLAKEQGESMMDKEEVLSSDSEDEEEDDDDDTGKNSKPEAKKKGWFSSMFQSIAGKANLEKSDLEPALKALKDRLMTKNVAEEIAEKLCESVAASLEGKKLASFTRISSTVHTAMEDALVRILTPRRSIDILRDVHAAKEQRKPYVVVFVGVNGVGKSTNLAKVAYWLLQHNTSVMMAACDTFRSGAVEQLRTHARRLQIPIFEKGYEKDPAIVAKEAIQEASRNGSDVVLVDTAGRMQDNEPLMRALSKLIYLNNPDLVLFVGEALVGNDAVDQLSKFNQKLADLSTSTTPRLIDGILLTKFDTIDDKVGAALSMVYVSGAPVMFVGCGQSYTDLKKLNVKSIVKTLLK, encoded by the exons ATGTTGGAGCAGTTACTGATTTTCACGCGCGGAGGGTTGATCCTGTGGACCTGCAACCACTTCACCAACGCCCTTAAGGGGTCTCCGATCGACACGTTGATCCGGTCCTGCCTCCTGGAGGAGCGATCCGGCGCGGCGAGCTTCACCTACGACGCACCTGGAGCCTCCTACTCCCTCAAATGGACCTTCCACAACGACCTCGGCCTCGTCTTCGTCGCCGTCTACCAGCGCATCCTCCACCTCCTCTACGTCGACGATCTACTCGCCGCCGTCAAGCGCGAATTCTCCCGCCTCTACCAGCCACAAAATACCGCCTACCGAGATTTTGACGAGATCTTCCGCCAGCTGCAGATCGAGGCCGAGGCACGCGCCGAGAATTTCAAGAAAACGAATTCCCTCCCGGCGGTGGCTCCTCAAAGGAAACAGCAAAACGCCACGTGGCAGGGGGAAGGGAAAAACGCTGGGTCAGAAAAAAAGAGTGATGGTGATGGTGATGGGAAGAAAGGGCGTAGATTGGAGAATGGTGGTTTTGTTGTAGCTAATAATAATTCTAATGCTAACTTGAAGAGTAGTGGTAATGGTAGTGTGAATATTGGGAAAGAGAATGAGAGTGCTAATATAGGGGCTTTTGATGTAAATAGGCTGCAGAAGCTTAAAGGAAAAGGGGGCAATGGAAATGGGAATGGGAATGGGAAGAAGAAAGTTGCTGTTGTTGCTGACAAGGCTGAGCCAAAAAAGGTGGTTAAGAAAAACAGGGTTTGGGATGATTCTCCTCCGCAAGCCAAACTGGACTTTACGGATCACCTTGATGGGGATGAAGATGGGGATAAAAAGGTTGACTTTCTTGCTAAGGAACAGGGGGAGAGTATGATGGATAAAGAAGAGGTTCTTAGCAGTGACagtgaggatgaagaagaagatgatgatgatgatactGGAAAGAATAGCAAGCCTGAGGCTAAGAAAAAGGGTTGGTTTTCGTCTATGTTCCAGAG TATTGCTGGAAAGGCCAATTTGGAGAAGTCAGACTTGGAACCGGCTTTGAAAGCTCTGAAGGACAGGCTCATGACCAAGAATGTG GCTGAGGAAATAGCTGAGAAATTATGTGAGTCTGTGGCAGCAAGTCTTGAAGGCAAAAAGCTTGCTTCATTTACAAGGATATCTTCAACAGTGCAT ACAGCAATGGAAGATGCACTTGTTCGTATTTTAACCCCAAGGCGATCTATTGACATATTGAGGGATGTTCATGCTGCCAAGGAGCAAAGGAAACCATATGTTGTTGTGTTTGTTGGAGTTAATGGAGTTGGAAAATCTACTAATTTGGCTAAG GTTGCTTACTGGCTTCTTCAACACAACACTAGTGTCATGATGGCTGCGTGTGATACATTTAGATCGGGAGCTGTTGAGCAGCTGCGGACTCATGCACGTAGACTTCAG ATCCCTATATTTGAGAAAGGCTATGAGAAAGATCCTGCCATTGTAGCAAAAGAAGCAATTCAGGAAGCTTCACGTAATGGTTCAGATGTGGTTCTTGTTGACACAGCTGGCCGTATGCAG GATAATGAACCATTGATGAGAGCCCTGTCAAAGCTTATCTACCTCAACAATCCTGACCTTGTCTTATTTGTTGGAGAAGCACTGGTTGGTAATGATGCAGTTGATCAGCTTTCGAAATTCAACCAG AAATTAGCGGACCTCTCAACATCTACCACACCCAGATTGATAGATGGGATCCTGCTCACAAAATTTGACACTATTGACGATAAG GTGGGAGCTGCACTTTCAATGGTCTACGTATCTGGGGCTCCAGTGATGTTTGTGGGCTGTGGACAGTCCTACACTGACCTCAAGAAACTAAACGTGAAGTCAATTGTGAAGACGCTCCTTAAATGA